gttttttttatgggGGTGAGGGAACTGGATAATAATTTGTATTTCATTGATGAAATATGATTCATTGATGTACATGATCACTGTTGTTGTGTCTTTAAACGTCAGAAAATGCAATATATATGTAGTACAGATTTCTCAATAATTCCCGTCCAAGCTGTTCTCTGGCTGTGTTCCTCTTGCTTTGATCGACCGCAAAGACTCATTCATCAATTTTGGCATACTCGAAACCTCTTAAATTTCAATTCCTTATATATATTAGAATTTCATAAAAAGGTTGGTGAGGGTTAGGTTATGCTGGGTATATAGGTTCTGTTAGCAGTTATTTTCATATCTAGTATGCAGGTGAAGCCTTAAGAGAAAGATgggattcgaacagaggacgaGAGTGAAACATTGTTCGAAAAAAGTTCGAACGTTCTCAGTTGTGAATCCTGTGTAAATGGTTTACATTCATAAGCAGGTAGTTTGGCTGCAGGAATAACGAGGACATTGTGAATTAAGACAGCAAACAGCAAACAGCTGCTTGCTGTTTGTAAAGCGTCTATGAAGTACTCGCCGAGCACTCGTTAAGCACCCTCGAAGCATCCTACTGAGCACCGGCGAAGCATCGCACGTCTCAAAAGAAATACAAGTTCGATCAAAGGACGAGATTGAGTAATCCTTTAAAATCTTACACATTTCTTTTATCCAGCTGATGGGGTAAtggttggagggggggagggatgttgtggggtgaggggggaggggggactggtggtgggtgggagatttGGTGGAGATGGGAAGGGATTGAATTTTtccaccacagacgtggccacacatttacattgctaaccagcatatatatatatatatatatatatatatatatatatatatatatatatatatatatatatatatatatatatatatatatacagtgtctTCTGTTCTCCATAaatgttcagtgatttattgaacaatcaatcacagaagatGATTGTAGTGCAAttcaaatgctaatctaacctgcaTACTTAAAGACATAGATTTATGTCTGCCCTAAATAAACAGGGTtcaatattttgttttgttttacgtAATGTCATTAATCTACGTTTACAAAGTAGAAATGCAATTCATACCAGCTTATGTATACTCTCTATAcacacagactggtggtagtatACTGATAGGTGGGGGGTGGACAGGTGGTGGTTGGAGACTAGTATAGTGGTATAAGGGACTGGTGTAGTGGTAGAAGGGACTGGTGTAGTGGTAGAAGGGACTGGTGAAGTAGTAGAGGTTACTGGTAGTGGTAGTTGCATCAGAACCTGAACTACCCAGCCTGTGTCTCCCTCAGTCAAAGCttccacacaacaataacaataataattaataattaccaattaataattaataactaTTCACTAACAATAATAGACATAATTTCTTACTAGATTATACAACAAAATAATGAAAGTGTCCCTTGTGAAATAAAAAGACACAATGGACATCATTCCCCAGCAGTTGACACAATTATCTCAACATATCCATCCATCATTTCTGTGGGAAAATTATGAGTTTCTCTGTATGCAAATTACCCATAAACAAGCAACCTATCTTCAAGGATTATTACAAGCAACAGCCTCAGTTATTACAAGCCTGCTAATATGACCTGCAGTTGTCTCTATAACAAGCTATTCATCCACTTAGGtcactccactacgggctcaccatggcccgtgctacttggatcttttagttccaggtagcgaatctttaacttaGTTCACTGCAGTTTGACtgcttttgctcacaaagtgatatttattattttgtgtaatttttttttatatataatttttcataACCTATATTTATGTTCTTTTTTCTtgcacacttacgaacgtgtttgTATAAAttaacacatccacaagggccgtgacgaggattcgaactaatCCTGTGTATTGAAGGGCGAAAAGGgagaatggcctattgacatagctcgagtgcatgggggagttgtgcatgggggagttgtgcatGGAGGAGTTGTCCATGGAGGAGTTGTGCATGGAGGAGTTGTGCATGGTGGAGTTGTGCATAGAGGAGTTGTGCATGGAGGAGTTGTGCATGGAGGAGTTGTGCATGGAGGAGTTGTGCATGGTGGAgttgtgcatgggggagttgtgcatGGAGGAGTTGTGCATGGAGGAGTTGTCCATGGAGGAGTTGTGCATGGAGGAGTTGTGCATGGAGGAGTTGTGCATGGAGGAGTTGTCCATGGAGGAGTTGTGCATGGAGGAGTTGTGCATGGTGGAgttgtgcatgggggagttgtgcatGGAGGAGTTGTGCATGGAGGAGTTGTGCATGGTGGAGTTGTGCATGGAGGAGTTGTGCATGGTGGAGTTGTGCATGGAGGAGTTGTGCATGGAGGAGTTGTGCATGGAGGAGTTGTGCATGGAGGAGTTGTGCATGGAGGAGTTGTGCATGGAGGAGTTGTGCATGGAGGAGTTGTGCATGGAGGAGTTGTGCATGGTGGAGTTGTGCATGGAGGAGTTGTGCATGGAGGAGTTGTCCATGGAGGAgttgtgcatgggggagttgtgcatGGAGGAGTTGTGCATGGAGGAGTTGTGCATGGAGGAGT
This is a stretch of genomic DNA from Procambarus clarkii isolate CNS0578487 chromosome 45, FALCON_Pclarkii_2.0, whole genome shotgun sequence. It encodes these proteins:
- the LOC123770111 gene encoding putative uncharacterized protein DDB_G0286901 codes for the protein MHNSSMHNSSMHNSPMHNSPMHNSSMHNSSMHNSSMHNSSMHNSSMHNSSMHNSPMHNSSMDNSSMHNSSMHNSTMHNSSMHNSSMHNSSMHNSSMHNSSMHNSSMHNSSMHNSSMHNSTMHNSSMHNSTMHNSSMHNSSMHNSPMHNSTMHNSSMHNSSMDNSSMHNSSMHNSSMHNSSMDNSSMHNSSMHNSPMHNSTMHNSSMHNSSMHNSSMHNSSMHNSTMHNSSMHNSSMDNSSMHNSPMHNSPMHSSYVNRPFSLFALQYTGLVRILVTALVDVLIYTNTFTKSRISPLKLENREFKSSRTENHEYKSSITENHEYKSSITENHENKSSITENNENKSSITVNNEYKSSITEDHEYKYSITENHEYKSSITVNHEYKSSITENHKNKSSITE